The genomic stretch cagagagagagagagagacagagagacagagatagagagatagatagagagagagagagagagagagagagagagatggagagagagatggagagggagagggagacagagagacagagatggagagagagagagagacagagctggagagggagagacagagacagagagacagagatggagagagagagataagagagacagagatggagagagaaagagacggagagagagagagagagagagagatacagagattgagaaagagacagagagagagagagagagagagacagagacggagagagagagagagagagagacagagatagagagagagaaagagacagagagagagagagagagaagagacagagacaaagagagagagacagagagagagagagacagagagagagatggagagagagagagagagagagagacagagagagatggagagagagagagagagagagagagagagagaggagagagagagagacagagagacagagatggagagagagagagacagagctggagagggagagacagagacagagacagagatggagagagagagagagagagataaagagagacagagatggagagagagacagagatggagagagagagagagagagagagagagacagatagacagagatagagagagagagagagagagagagagaaagagatagagacagagacggagagagagagacagagagagagagacagagattgagagagagagaaagagacagagacaaagagagagagagagagagagagacagagagagagagagagacacgctggatgtaggtgaggtgaggaggcctgtggtgcagtcaacattcacattaattcatgtttaatagggttggagctctacagcagaagatcttccattccaacccatgtaaagcagatcttcatggagcacatTGTcctcctggaacaggtttggctatcctagttctagtgaagggaacatttcatgctcctccatccaaagacgtctgatacaattgtgtgcctccaactttgttcaGTTGAGGAAGAACTATAAGACTTTAAAATCTCGTACTGAACACCATGTAAACACTGGGTGCTGTGTGTCTTCACACCTGTACACtgtatgatttataatcacactaaAGGGTTAACATGAAGTGGGTGGGTTTGTTtatagtctggttcctctctggGTTTCTACAGTATGGGATGATTGTAATCGTTATGATGGAAGGTGTTGGATTTTTTTgggactgtgtgtgtttctgcaatGATCCTGGAGCTAATCCACATCTCACATACTTCATACACTGTTTCAGTCTGTCAGCATGTGTGTGGTGcgcttaaacacacactcagcgTCTGTTCAGGCGACTTTAGACGTGTACCTTAATCACTCATTtatcctttcacacacacacacacacacacacacacacacacacacacacaaagaaatatTCAGAAACTTCAGCCTGTACTAGTCTTGAGGTAAAAATCAGCCTAGAGTCCtgtacatatttgtgtgtgtgtgtgtgtgtgtgtgtgtgtgtgtgtgtgtgtgtgtgtgtgagagattgtgTTTTCCCCTTTTCAGTGAAACACTGATGATGAACACATCCGTTTCTTCACACTTCTCTGGTGATAATGTGGGGTTTTAGCGGAGCCCTTACACTCTGACTCAGTGTCTCTGTCTAATCTCTCAGGCTGAGGAAACGTCTCCTCCGCAGTCAGAAAGACATGATGGGCGTCTGTGTCTCTGtccgagtgagtgagtgagtgagtgagtgagtgggtgtgtgtgtgtgtgtgtgtgtgtgtgtgtgtgtgtgtgtgtgtgtgtgtggttgaaacatttaaaaagcaccCACTGGCTCGACACCACAGAACCTTCACCAGCACATCAGGACTGAGGAGCTGCTCACAGGTAAAACCTCTTATCTTACACTCTTCTGCTGCATTCACACACTTTTCCACAGCAGTCTGATCTCTATGCAGCGTTATTATCGAGTCTGATCTTTATGTACAGTGGCGTCTAATGTTTATGCACAGTTATAATGGTGTCTGATCTCTAGGTAGAGTTAAAATAAAGTCTGATCTCTATGTACAGGTATAACAGAGTCTAATATTTATGTGCAGTTATAATGAAGTCTGATCTCTATCCACAGTTATAACAGAGTCTGATCTCTATGCACAGTTATAATGGAGTCTGATCTCTATGTAGAGGTATAACAGAGTCTGATGTTTATGTACACTTATAATGAAGTCTGATGTCTATGTAGAGGTATAACTGAATCTGATGTTTATGTACAGTTATAATGGAGTCTGATCTCTATGTATGGATATAATTGAGTCTGATCTCTATGTACAGTTATAACAGACTCTGATGTTTATGGGCAGTTATAATGGAGTCTGATCTCTATGTTTAGTTATAATGGAGTCTGATCTCCATGCAGAGTTATAATGTAGTCTGATCTCTATGCAGAGTTATAATGAGTTTGATGTTTATGTACAGTTATAATGGAGTCTAATCTCTGTGTTCAATTATAATAGAGTCTGATCTCTAATAAGTTTCAGTATAGTGCTGTAATACCAGAGTCTGATCTATGAGAGTATCTGTGTCGTACAGGAGGGTAATAATGGAAATGCAGTTCTCTGTGctgttgctgtgtgtgttgaggaTCACTGAAGGATTTCCTGTGAGTAATAAACTgctttatttactcatttagcTGACACATTAACCTGACCTTAACACGTGACCTTAACACGTGACCTTAACACGTGACCTTAAAACGTGACCCTAACACGTGACCTTAACATGTGACCTTAATACGTGACCTTAACAGCGCACTTTAAAACTGTGAAACTATCACTGTTAGGTTTCCTCCCAGTTGAGTTTGGCTCCGTCCCAGTCCTACACCCTCCTGGTCCCTGTTAGTGTTCTGGGCTTGAATGGACCACAGGTGGTTCTGGTACCAGTAAACACTGACTGGACAGCACAGAGGAACCAGAACCCAGCAGCTCGGTctgaacagacacacacactcacagaagCTGAGCAGCAACACGTAAGTGCTGAGATAGAGATGTTTTCTAGGTGTTCATAAATTCTTGGTGTTAAAACGGGTTCTCGGTTCCACAGATGAACAATCGGGACTTGGTGGAGAATCAGAATGTAAACCGTCCATTCCTGCAGCTACCAACAGTCTCGCCTGATACGCCCACACCTGAGAATCCCCTCCCACAGGGGCAGGTCAGAATTCTCTTATTATATTTATCTtactggaataaaaaaagagaatgaggaGAGGATGTGAGGGAACGAgggtttacagctgctataacacAAGTGACAACAGGAAGTTGCTTCACAGAACAtggaatgtaattaaaaatggataaaaacattacaaattctttaataaataaatattaaaattgtggGTAAAGTTCTGTGAAGTTAGAGCTGTACATGCTCAGAGCCGTGCTGCTCTCTGGACTGGACTGTAACACTGCTCTCATATAATAATGTGTGGATTCACATGAAGGTGCTGCCCGTGTGGAACTCCATTCCTGGTGTGGTCCCTCTGCAGCCTGGAGCGGTGTGtaccacacgcacacacacacacacacacacacacacacacacacacacacacacacacacacagtcataggATCATGGTCATTAGTCTCCACCTCTCTTAAATAAGTTCCCTGTTGTGTAGAATGGACAAGTGTTGTTCCCTGTATGGACGCCCCCTGCTGGAGGAGCAGCTGGAGGAGCAGCTGGAGGACAAAGACAGGTATTAATGCACTTACCACAaagattatgtgtgtgtttgtatgtgtgtgtgtgtgtgtgtgtgtgtgtgtgtgtgtgtctaactgTACATGTGGTGTGTTTCAGGTGGTGTCGGTTGCTCAGACAGCAGCACTGGTGAGTTACTCTGCACAGGGTTAAAGCTGAAACacagatttcacacacacacacacacacacacacacacacacacacacacacacacacacacacacacacacatatatattaggTACTTCTTGAGGCGATTTATCCTGTACATTTCACTACGCTGGCTGACTTTAAGGTAGTTAATGCTGGTGGTTGTCACGGTAACACtgcatgtatatttattatttttatataaaatatgtgctaaaatacattttatttttgtttaatgtgaCGTCATTTTCTTTCAGTCCAATTCAGAAAGTTCCGAGGAGGGAGATGCACAGGTACCGGTCcaaacatgtgcacacacacacacacacacacacacacacacacacacacacacacacacacacacacacagaattctCTTTTTACTAAATCAGTTTAAAGACATTGTAGTAAATTTTCTCATTCTtctctcgttttttttctccctctctctctccctcccctctcTGTCAGGTGATCTATATTTTGCCGGTTAGTGCTGAGATCTCAAACATGGGAATAATGGAGGGTGTTCAGGGAGCTGTGGATCCCAAACTCACCCCTGACCCCAATCCCAACGCTAACCTTCACTttaaacccaaccctaacccgaaTCCTGAGTCTAACCCGGGTCATCTACAGTTCCACAACACCCCCGCTCCCAGCACCGCTCCCAGCCCTGTCCTTCCTGCAGGCGTCCAGGACATAACTGACCCTCTAGGAAAAGTGCCCCCTAGTGTCAGTGCAGGTCAGAGCACACAGACAGGAGGCACTACGACTTCCTGTAAACACAAAGCTGAAGCAGCTCATGCCAAAGCTAACAAACCAGTGctgtaacacacaaacacacacacatacacaattaaCAGTATTTGTATCATTTCtatttgtaatgtttattagtttataaattataattgaaacaataagattttaataaagtcactctgtaaaatatcaCATGCTCATctcatgcattttatttcaataaatttattattttccagtGATGGCTTCTTCTGTATCAGCTCTACATGccggatagtgtgtgtgtgtgtgtgtgtgtgtgtgtgtgtgtgtttgtttcaccTTGACCACATTACAATAAGTACAGTGAGGATTACTGGCTCATTAGTCCAGGTTGTATCTGTTGTGTCAGCGATCCACTGATATCACATAATCCTATTAtgttacattatacacacacacacacacacacacacacacacacacacacacacgtctagcCATACACTTGCTTACAGGTACAAATAATGTGGTGAAAAGTTTTTTTAgataattaatttgattaataaataaactacagCGTGATTATTAATTTAACTCTGATTACTTGCacataatctcacacacacacacacacacacacactgaggagaTACTAATGATAGTCAGTCTAAACCTTCCTGTATATACAGTTTCATTTAGTGTAAAAACTAGAGCCACATGCTTGCAAGACAGATCACTATGGCAAAGGACGAAATCTAGCTAGAAAATTGAACCTTTCCTGATCTTGTTCTTGAAAACACCTGAAATACGAGACGCAAATCCAAACACGTGATCGCTGAGCAGATAACGAGAGAGAAGTGACAACCTGGACGTCTTAACGTTAAAAATGATATCTGAGAAACACTAAAGTtgttctattgaacatttcagTGTGTGTCAGACCGCTTCAACTAAGGAAGCACTGAGGATTTCAGATGTGATTCCAgatgtgtagattttttttttttaataattcattgtTCATTGTCAATTTAGAGGTTaacaatttcatatttatttcatataaagctttttgactatttatatatatttatctacattccataattatatatttcatctatttatctttttgtctgtctgtctgtctgtctgtctgtgtgtgtgtgtgtgtgtgtgtgtgtctgtctcagctGTTTTAATatgaacctcatccatatttagaGTCtctaatgtatgtgtatgtgtgtgtgtgtgtgtgtgtgagtgtgagtgtgagtgtgtaagtatGTGTCCATTCTGTCTAATCCCCAGTCTCACTTTCCCCGTGTGTAATCCTCAGCCAGTTGGATGGAGGCCATGACATCGGCAGGCAAAAAACACCAAAATCTGTTAAATTAACACTCTCATTGCCtttccggtgtgtgtgtgtgtgtgtgtgtgtgtgtgtgtgtctgagaggaTGACTGTACGGACATGTCACTGTGATGGAGGACATGTACGCAGGTGTGTAGTGGATTAAGTGAGTGTCAGGTGAGTACATTATTCCATGTTCCACACTTTACAGAATTTACTGATTAATTTATTACGATTCAgtaatttttaatttacatcCTGTTTTAAAGGTTTATTCTACATGTAGAGATGATTTTCAAACTATACAGGTGTTTTACagtgttattttattaaagcaaagatgaaataaactttaatctgtaaattgaaaatgttatttcttatattattattatttgtattactattgtattattaataatttattaatatattgaaggaatttatttcatttccacAGTTTTCACATGATTACTGaagcattaaaaacacattcacaGCAGCTCTTAGTTCTGATAAACAAATTTTAGACTGTTGATAAAAATAtcactgtttaaaataataaaaataattctttacattctctattttgctttttttggtgaaagtacatgaataaaataaaaaaacaaatctatttatATCCATAACGattatttaaaatgcacaatCTCAGTTTGGTAATGACCTCGGTTTAAGTGATTGATTGACAGGTGGCTCGGCCAATCAGCTGCCATGTCTTTAGTCAACTTACTGCAATCAATATATTCAAACATGCCGTAAATACATGCTCTCATGTTTCAGCTTTGAACTTTGCCTTAGAAACATCTATCACAGCAGTGCTGATTCATTCAATTCCAACACAATAATATTTTGATTGACAGGTGGTTCAGCTAATCAGCTGCCATGTCGAATAGCGTGAAGCCACTTGTCCCTCCCATAATCCTCCTGGAGGGGGTGGAGGAGGTTCTCATGGGGGACACAGAGGATGTGATGTGAGTGACGCTTCCTCTTACGGATCAATTCTGATCACTGaatatacacatattttatatttaagtttttGGTTAAAAATGTTGTATCCTTTTATTCGATTTTTCGCTGTTTGCTTAATTATTTATGATTGTACTGATCACTCAGTGTGATAACCAATATCTGTGTTACTAAACAGGCTGAAGTTTctgaatatttgtgtgtgtgtgtgtgtgtgtgtgtgtgtgtgtgtgtgtgtgtgtattgtctaaAGGAAGACGCAGCGCTCAGGTGCTGGTACACTTTTTAACattaacaacagcaacaacaatgatgagtgagtaacacacacacacacacacacacactttacactacacAACTATACAATCAAGAGAATAatacacacagtcatacacacagacacaatgtCAGACAGCACACCTAACACACCGATATGACACGTGCAGTACGTGCTGCTCTGTTCCTCTGTTGCAGAggggagaagaaagaaaaaaagaagaaagaaaagaagcagaaaaaagagtAAGGAGAGAATCTCTGTTTCTCTGATTGTGTTATGTTTCTGAAGTGTGCGACTGATTGTGACTTTTTTACTgcaggaaaaaagagaagaaagaaaagaaggagaagaaagagaagaagaaagccAAAGAgcaggaggaaaaagagaagg from Silurus meridionalis isolate SWU-2019-XX chromosome 16, ASM1480568v1, whole genome shotgun sequence encodes the following:
- the si:ch211-149b19.4 gene encoding mucin-1; this translates as MEMQFSVLLLCVLRITEGFPVSSQLSLAPSQSYTLLVPVSVLGLNGPQVVLVPVNTDWTAQRNQNPAARSEQTHTLTEAEQQHMNNRDLVENQNVNRPFLQLPTVSPDTPTPENPLPQGQVLPVWNSIPGVVPLQPGANGQVLFPVWTPPAGGAAGGAAGGQRQVVSVAQTAALSNSESSEEGDAQVIYILPVSAEISNMGIMEGVQGAVDPKLTPDPNPNANLHFKPNPNPNPESNPGHLQFHNTPAPSTAPSPVLPAGVQDITDPLGKVPPSVSAGQSTQTGGTTTSCKHKAEAAHAKANKPVL